A segment of the Nitrospirota bacterium genome:
TGTCCTAATTGTGCCGGGGCAAGTGTGAACTGGACCTATAGCTGGACGCTTCCTGCCAACGGGACTTACGTCATAAAAAGCAAAGCCACAGACAATAGAGGCGTGGCAAGCCTACCGAGTCAAAGCGTTACAGTAACAGTATTCAGGGGCGGGCCTTCGATAACCTCTACTATTCCGGCAAATGGGACAACGGCAGTTGTGTCCAACGCCCCGGTAACGATCATCTGGGACAGGGATGTCGACTGTTCAACAGTGACAAATCCCAATGTGACCATAAGCCCTGCCCCTACATCATGGAACAAGACCTCCTGCAGCGGGAGCCAGGCCGTATTTACGCCGGGCGGCCAGTCTGTATTGACCACCTATAACATAGCCATCACAACAGCAGTGAAGGACACTGCCGGCAACCCGATGGCGGCTAACTACCAATTCTCTTATACAACCGGTGAGCCTTCAGCTCCGGCTTCCGCAATAACTGGTCCGTTAAACGGCTCAAAGATCAACAGCAGCGCTCCCAATCCATATACCGTGACCGGAACAGCCAATGACAATAACGCAGTTCAAAAAATAGAAGTATCAACAAACGAAGGAGGCACCTGGAACCTTGCAACATGCAGCGGATGCGGCACCGCAAGCGCGACCTGGACCTATGCCTGGACATTGCCTGCTGACGGCACGTATACGATACGCAGCCGCGCTACAGACACCTCAAACAATGTTGAGACGCCTTCGGCGGGAAATACTGTAATTGTTGACAGGACCTCGCCTTCGGTAAGCAGCACCATACCGGCCAACGGATCAACGGGCGTGGCTGTTAATGCAAGTATAGCCATCTCCTGGAATACCAATATAGACTGCGCGACTGTCAGCACTGCGACGGTAACATCCAACAGCCCTAACTGGACACGTTTATCATGCAATGGGAACCTGGCCATGTTCGGCGCCACAGGTCAAGCTGAATTTACGCTCTACAATGTAACCGTAACTACAGGTGTAAGAAATGCGGCAGGCATTTACATGAGCGACAACTATCAGTTCTCATACAGGACCAATAAAGTGCCTTCCCTGTCCATCCTCCAGCCGGACGGCGCCGGTGATTCATTAAAGGCAGGCAATCCTTTCAATGTAACATATACCCTCGATGATCCCGATCATGTTGTGACAGCGGCATTCTACTATGACACTGACAACACGGGATATAACGGCACGGCAATCGCCGGCGCATGCGCATCAGCCGCTGAAGGCGCAGGCATAACGTGTGCCTGGGACACAACAGGCATGAATTCTCCGGGAATGCCGCCCAAGACTTTTTATATCTACGGCATAACCAATGACGGGTTCGGGGACATCAGGAATTATTCGAGCGGGCCGGTCACCATTTATCCTCCAAATGAGCCACCGGTATTGTCGATCTCTGAACCAAACAGCAGTAATGATACCGTTGTTGCCGGTGATACGTATAACATTACATATGTACTTACGGACCCCAATATCGACGACACGGTGACGGCAGCTTTTTACTTTGATACTGACAACACAGGGTATGACGGCAATCCGGTCAGCGGCGCATGCGCTTCAGCCCCTGAAGGCACGAACGTGACCTGTCCATGGAACACGACAGGGATGACTCCCGGCGCTTATTATGTCTATGGCATAACAGGTGACAGCGGCGGCACGGTCAAAGCGTATTCACCGGGACAAGTTACGATTGTCGCGACCAACTCCCTTCCGGCAATTTCAGTCCTTCAGCCTGACGGTATAGATGATGCTATCAGACCAGGCGACCCTTACAATATTGTCTATACCCTCTCTGACATTGATGAAACGGTAACGGCAAGGTTCTATTATGATGTTGATACGGATGACACTAACGGGATCGGAACACTCATAAACGAATGCTCCGCAGCTCCCGAAGGCACGGGAGTAACATGTACATGGATCAATACCGCCGGCCTGACGCCCGGAATTTATTACATATACGGCAGGGTGCAAGACAGGACAGGAGCAATTGTGCATGTCTATTCAGGTCCGATAACAACAGAGGTGGTCCCGCCATCGGTCATTTCCACCGCTCCTGCAAATGGAGCAGCCGCGACAACGCTTAATGGCGCTGTGACCATCAACTGGAACGAGGCGGTGAACTGTGCGGCCGTCAACGAAACAACTGTGACCATAAGTCCTGCCGCAGGCTGGACAAAGACCTCCTGCAGCGGAACACAGGCAGTGTTTACCCCGGCCGGACAGGCTGAGGTGACCGCGTATACAATTACAGTGACCACGGCAGTCACAGACATCGCCGGCAATCATATGACTGCTGATTATCTGTTCTCGTATACAACTGCAGATGTGACAGGTCCTTCCGTCACTTCCACTTCTCCATCTAACGGAACAGCAGGGACAGCGATAGACAGCGCGGTGACCATCAACTGGAATGAGTCGGTCAATTGTGCGGCCGTCAACGAAACGACCGTAACCATAAGTCCTGCCGCAGGCTGGACAAAGACCTCCTGCAGTGGAACACAGGCAGTGTTTACTCCGGCCGGACAGGCTGATTCAACAGTCTATACGGTAAACGTCACTACTGCGGTGACTGATACCGCCGGCAATCCAATGTCTTCCGCGTATCAGTTCTCATATACCACGAATGTACCTCCGTCTTTGAGCATTTCAAAACCGGACGGAACAGAAGGGACCGTGACAACAGGCGATTCGTTCAATATCACCTACACTCTCAGCGATCCTGATAATACTGTGACCGCTGTGTTCTACTATGACACTGATAAATCGGGCTTTAATGGTACTGCAATTGCAGGGGCCTGCGCCCTTGCTGCTGAAGGTTCGAACATTTCATGCGCATGGAATACTGCCGGTATGCAGCCTGGCAGCTACTATATTTACGGCATCACAGGCGATGGAAGCGGAAGCGGTTCTTGTGCTACCCGTACATGGACCGGACTCGGCATCGATAATCTTGCGTCAAATGCTCAGAACTGGTCAGGCAATACAGTTCCTCAGAATTGGGACAATGTGATCTTTGACGGCACTTCCGTAGAGAATTGCGATTGGGACATTAACGCATCGCTTTCATCATTAAGCCTCAATTCAGGATATTCCGGCACGGTGTCCGTTAATTCCATTCTGTTAATTAGTGGAGATTTAATTGTCTCTGACGGAATTCTAATACAAAATGAAAATATTACAGTCGGCAGCGGCGGCGGAAGTTGCAGCGGCGGCAGCCAGGTCGGTGCATACTCACCGGGGCATATAACAATCAACAATGCAGGAATAACAGTTACTCCTGCAAGCGGGCTGGTGACTACGGAAGCAGGAGGCACAGATACTTTTACAGTAAAGCTCAACAGCCAGCCTTCATCTGACGTAACGGTTGCACTGAGCAGTTCAGACACGACAGAAGGGACAGTATCGCCGTCAAGCCTGACATTTACAACCGCGAACTGGAACCTGCCTCAGACAGTGACTGTAACCGGAGTTAACGATTTCATAATAGACGGCAGCATTGCCTATACCATAGTGACGGCAGCGGCAACGAGCACGGATATCAATTACAACGGACTGGTTGCGCCGGACGTATCGGTAACAAACACAGACAATGATGTTGCAGGTATTACAGTAAATCCGACAAACGGACTGTCGACAACAGAGGCAGGCGGCACAGCGACATTCACGGTAGTGTTAAACAACCAGCCGACAGCGGATGTAACGATCGGCCTGAGCATTTCAGACACGACAGAAGGGACAGTATCGCCGTCAAGCCTGACATTTACTCCGGCAAACTGGAATATTTCCCAGACGGCGACCATAACCGGAGTAGATGATTCAGCGCAGGATGGCGAAAAAGCATACACCATAATGACGGCAGCGGCAACGAGCGCTGATGTTAATTTTAACGGGGTGGATGCTTCGGATGTGTCTGTAACAAACACGGACAATGATGTTGCAGGCATAACAGTAAATCCGACATCGGGACTTTCGACAACAGAGGCAGGCGGCACAGCGACATTCACAGTAGTACTTAACACCCAGCCTTCATCTGACGTAACAATTGCCCTGAGCAGCTCAGACGAAAGCGAAGGCGCTGCATCACCGCCCCTTACGTTTACTTCAGAAAACTGGAATCTGCCTCAGACCGTGACTGTTACAGGTGAAGACGATTTCATAATAGACGGCAGCGTTGCCTACACCATTGTTACAGCAGCGGCAACAAGCGCGGACATTAATTACAACGGGCTGGATGCGCCTGACGCCTCGGTAACAAACACAGACAACGATGTTGCAGGTATTACAGTAAATCCGACATCGGGACTTTCGACAACAGAGGCAGGCGGCACAGCGACATTCACAGTAGTACTTAACACCCAGCCTTCATCTGACGTAACGGTTGCACTGAGCAGTTCAGACACGACAGAAGGGACAGTATCGCCGTCAAGTCTGACATTTACAACCGCGAACTGGAACCTGCCTCAGACAGTGACTGTAACCGGAGTTAACGATTTCATAATAGACGGCAGCATTGCCTACACCATAGTGACGGCAGCGGCAACGAGCACGGATATCAATTACAACGGACTGGTTGCGCCGGACGTATCGGTAACAAACACAGACAACGATGTTGCAGGTATAACAGTAAATCCGACTGCGGGATTGTCGACCACAGAGGCAGGCGGCACAGCGGCATTCACGGTAGTGTTAAACAACCAGCCGACAGCGGATGTAACGATCGGCCTGAGCAGTTCAGACACGACAGAAGGGACAGTATCGCCGTCAAGCCTGACATTTACAACCGCGAACTGGGACCTCCCTCAGACAGTGACTGTAACCGGGGTTAACGATATCACTATTGACGGCAACATTACATTCACTATAGAGACTTCAGCGGCCACAAGCCCGGACCTGAATTACAACGGGATAGATGCTGATAATGTTTCCGTAACGAATAGCGACAATGATGCAGCCGGCATGACGATCACACCGTTGTCAGGACTAACTACCACGGAGGCCGGCGGGATTGCCATCTTCACCGTTAAACTGAATACTCCACCCACGGCAAGTGTAACTATCGCGCTGAGCAGTTCAAACACGGCAGAGGGCACGATCAATAAAACGAGTCTCACGTTTACTACATCGAACTGGAACACCCAGCAGGCAGTTACTATAACCGGAGTAAATGATCCAATAGATGACGGTAACGTTGCCTACTCGATAGTTACAGCGGCCGCAACCAGCGATGATATTAATTACAACGGTGTGGATGCCGCGGATGTATCGGTTACCAACACCGACAATGACACAGCAGGCATCATAGTGACCCCGGCCAGCGGATTGGTTACATCAGAAGGAGGCCTGACAGCGACCTTTAGCGTCGTGCTCAACAGCCAGCCTACTGCGGATGTAACGATTGCGCTGAGCAGTTCAAACACTGCAGAGGGCAATGCATCCCCTGCAGTCCTGACGTTTACTTCAGCTAACTGGAATACAGCACAAACAGTGACGGTGACGGGAGCGAACGATGACGTACAGGATGGAAACGTAGCTTACACAATTATCACAGGAGCAGCCGCAAGCCCGGATAGCAATTACAACGGAAGGGCCGTATCTGATGTTAGCGTGACGAACACTGACAATGACGTGGCTGGAGTAACAGTCAGCCCGGCCAGCGGATTGACAACAACGGAGGCAGGCGGCACAGCGACCTTTACTGTAAGGCTTAACACACGGCCGACAGCAAGTGTAACTATCGCGCTGAGCAGCACAAACACTAACGAAGGAACGGTATCACCTTCAAGCCTGACATTTACCTCTGTGAACTGGAGCGGTGAACAGACGGTGACCGTAACAGGGGTGAATGATTTTGCGATAGACGGTAATGCAACTTTCACAATCATTACAGGAGCCGCGGCAAGCTCTGATGTTAATTACAGCGCAATGGCTGTCTCAGACGTGAGCGCAACCAATATGGACAATGACGCGGCCGGAGTGACTGTTACCCCGACCAGCGGGCTGACGACAACAGAGTCAGGAGGCACAGCGACATTTACTGTAGTCTTAAACGCCATACCGGCAGCGGAGGTGACGATCGGCTTGAACAGTTCAGACTCAACAGAAGGGACAGTATCGCCTTCAAGCCTGACATTTACCTCCGCAAACTGGAACGTTGCCCAGGCAGTGACAGTGACCGGGGTGGACGATTCAGCATATGATAATGATGTCTCTTATGTCATACAGACTGCGGCGGCATCAAGTACAGACCCGCTCTACAGCGGGGTAGATGCTTCGGATGTGTCAGTAACGAATGTGAACAATGATGTGCCCGGCATAACAGTAACGCCGACGAGCGGCCTGACGACAACAGAGGCAGGCGGCGCAGCGACCTTTACTGTAGTGCTTAACAGCCAGCCGTCTTCGGATGTAACTGTCGGCCTCAGCAGCAGCAATACTTTAGAGGGGAATGTATCTCCTGCAAGCCTGACATTCACATCAGCGAACTGGAGTACACCGCAGCTTGTGACCGTCACTGGCGCAAACGATGATGTTGCTGATGGCAACATTCAGTACACCATAGTAATCGCACAGGCCGTAAGCACGGACGGCTATTACAATGTCATAAATCCTGATGACGTGAGTGTAACTAACACCAACGATGATGTGGCAGGGATAGTAGTAACGCCGACGAGCGGCCTGACGACAACAGAGGCAGGCGGCACTTCGACATTTACGGTAGTAATGAACAGTCAACCAACAACGGATGTGACGATTGCCCTGAGCAGTTCCGACACTACCGAAGGTAATGTGTCACCTGTGGGCCTTACGTTTACTTCATGTCTCAGATGTATCGGTAACTAACACCGACAACGACGTGGCAGGAATAGTAGTAACGCCGACAAGCGGACTGACGACAACAGAGGCAGGCGGCGCAGCTACCTTTACAGTAGCGCTCAACAGCCAGCCTACAGCGGACGTGACGATCGGCTTAAGCAGTGGCGATACCACAGAGGGCACTGTATTACCTGTAAGTCTTACGTTTACTTCAGCTAACTGGAATGCAGCACAAACAGTGACTGTGACGGGAGCGAACGATAACGTACAGGATGGTAACATTGCCTACATAATCATTACCGGGGCGGCATCAAGTGTTGACGTTAACTACAGCGGTATGGCTGTCTCAGATGTATCGGTAACGAACACTGACGATGCTGACACTGCAGGGATAACGGTAACGCCGACAAGCGGACTGACGACAACAGAGGCAGGCGGCACTTCGACATTTACGGTAGTAATGAACAGTCAACCAACAACGGATGTGACGATTGCCCTGAGCAGTTCCGACACTACCGAAGGTAATGTGTCACCTGTGGGCCTTACGTTTACTTCACGGAGCGGCATCAAGCACTGACGGCAACTACAGCGGTATGGCTGTCTCAGATGTATCGGTCACTAACACTGACGATGCTGACACAGCAGGCGTAACCGTAACGCCGACGAGCGGACTGACGACCACAGAGGGAGGCGGTGCAGCTACCTTTACAGTAGTGCTCAACAGCCAGCCTACAGCGGATGTGACGATCGCCATGAGCAGTTCCGATACTACTGAGGGTAATGTATCACCTTCAAGCCTTACGTTTACAACCGCGAACTGGAACACACCAAAGACAGTGACTGTTGCAGGCGTTAACGACTTCATAATAGACGGCAGCATCGCCTACACCATAGTGACGGCAGGGGCGGCAAGCGCGGATGCCAACTACAATAGCATGGATGCCCCGGATGTGTCGGTAACGAACACTGACAATGACGTCGCAGGCATAACAGTAACGCCCACGAGTGGACTGACGACCACAGAGGCAGGCGGCACAGCGACATTTACAATAGTGCTCAACAGCCAGCCTGCATCGGATGTCACCATCGGCTTAAGCAGCGGCGACACCACTGAGGGCAGTGTATCACCTTCAAGTCTGACTTTTAATTCAGCAAACTGGAACACCCCGCAGACTGTGACCGTAACAGGCGTAAACGATGATACAGATGATGGTGATATCGCCTACACCATAGTGACGGCAGGAGCAGCAAGCACGGATGCCAATTACAACGGACTGGATGCTTCGGACGTGTCTGTAACAAACACTGACAATGACGTTGCGGTCATAACAGTAACGCCGACGGGCGGACTGACGACAACAGAGGCAGGCGGCGCAGCGACATTCACGGTAGTATTGAACAGTGCACCCACAGCAGATGTCACGATCGCCCTGAGCAGTTCAGACACCACAGAAGGCAATGTGTCACCTTTAAGCCTTACGTTTACTTCCGCGAACTGGAACACACCAAAGACAGTGACTGTTGCAGGCGTTAACGACTTCATAATAGACGGCAGCATCGCCTACACCATAGTGACGGCAGGGGCGGCAAGCGCGGATGCCAACTACAATAGCATGGATGCCCCGGACGTGTCGGTAACGAACACTGACAATGACGTCGCAGGCATAACAGTAACGCCCACGAGCGGACTGACGACCACAGAGGCAGGCGGTACAGCGACATTTACAGTAGTATTGAACAGCCAGCCTTCTTCAGACGTAACGATTGCACTGAACAGTTCAGACGCAACAGAAGGCAATGTATCACCTTTAAGCCTTACGTTTACCTCAGCAAACTGGAACTCCCCGCAGACTGTGACCGTGACCGGGACAGATGATTTCGCAGATGACGGTAACATTACCTACACCATAGTAACGGCAGCAGCATCGAGCTTAGACGCCAGTTACAATGGTATTAATGCGCCGGATGTGGCAGTCACAAATTCAGATGATGATACGGCAGCCATATTTGTTGAGCCTGCAAGCGGATTGACGACCACGGAAGACGGCGGTGTAAACATGTTCATGATTGTGCTTGAAAGCCAGCCTGCAGCGGACGTGACGATAGCGCTTAGCAGTTCAAATCCAAATGAAGGCACTGTCTCAGTGGCAAACATTACCTTTACGACTGAGAACTGGGCTGATACACAATTTGTGATCATAACCGGCGTGAACGACTTTGTAGTGGACGGCGATGTGCAGTACACAGTAGTAACGGCGCCTGCGACAAGCTCAGACCCGATTTACAACGGTATGAACGCATCAGATATATCGGTCATAAATCTGGACAACGATTAATTGGTTTACAGTAATGAGTGACAGGTAACGAGTGACGGGAATACAAGGAGGCTTGACTCGTTACTTGTTGCTCGTTACCAGTAACTTTGTGTATGCCTCGTCAATACAGCTACATAAACATTAACGACTACTACTTCTGTCTCCAGCAAAATCCCGCTGTGCTGGCATGGATACTTTTCTTCAGGAGGGATGAACTGATCGCAGTCAAGCCCTGGCTTGCGAAAGACTTCCCACTGTGGCGAACGACTTATTTCAGGCACCGCTGGAAGCTTATTAAAAGTGACTTGAACACAATTGCTTTCTTTTTGCAGTGCAGGCTCAACTTGAGGAAGGCGGAGAAGGTGCGTCTGCCTGTGTATGGACAGTTCGGAGTGCCTGTTCATAAGGGATATAAGATATTTAATATTTTTAACGGAACGGCAACAAAGATATTCGATGCGGACGTGAACATTTTAAGCGTTCTTGGTGAAATCGATCAGATGAGGAGGGCTTCACTGATCGACTTTGCGCCTTCGCTGAAAAGTTGGGACATTGACGGAAAATTTTACGAAGAAGAATACATAAACGGCAGCGTGGAAATTTCTCAGAGATCGCTTGATTCCGCGGTCTTTTTAAAAACGTTTTGCCGTGAAGTGGTCCCGTGCATCAGCAATCTTATGGCATTTGAAAAACCCGCACAGAGAGACTTAAAGGAATATGCCGGTGAGCTTATCACAGATTTAGAGGTTGGTATTTCATCAATGAAGGCATCAAAAGCAAATGAAGTCGACATGATAATGAACTTTGTTCATTCAATGGCGGAAAATTTACATGCAGACGGAAGCCGTTCAGTGTATCTTGCTTTTACCCACGGAGATTTTTGTCCTGCAAATATTTTGCGCACAAAAGGCGGAATCAAATTTATCGA
Coding sequences within it:
- a CDS encoding alkaline phosphatase, which translates into the protein MINKKLSKINRNWTHRALRSSINILLILAFFILIPGRADVYAGNAKYIILMVGDGWGPKAMEATNKYTGTTPLYQSDPNWSRHWVSTYPIGGSYDTNQAWSNFNYVMTGYGDSSACATSLYTGFKTANGRVTVSADASQAFFSLGERAKEFTMASGAISTVPISHATPGGWVAHNDDRGNTFAIADEGLFGDPNTTGTTATDWKYGGGHGPSPVTDVLIGTTGSTYVSSQILTKLRGENGQAGKHVLVERQSGVDAGNTLMAAANNVNTTKLTGLFEHTYHNADNSGYTIENPTLSESSQAALKVLSKNPNGFVLMIEGGAIDWAAHANNLNQLIGEEKDFDDAVQTVIDWVDDPTNDSNWNNTLVIITGDHDCGYLTAGKNIFPANPSTHANIPLGTVNNTTLAKEKIVSGTGGRRASWEDTDGDSVIDAGETVYWYWHSGDHTNSLIPLYTRGAGSDLFAVYETGNDTVRGAYLDETAVFNVMDNSIKNPTCTPTGSLAIAPDQSLYGNPIDLTSIVAASDAANLSFSVRSDNGSCTVNPNGTFIDTENYSGTITQGTGTFTVSTSKAGFYGANALRANQPGPIRANCPAVDQGKEYEVYFSETGTYTVWTRNWSFDQTSDSIFIGLDGNCSGIISQDDSSGATWNQWIWTKKAMSGTTNTINVTTPGLHKINIWIREADHRIDGLYITKGTETPTDASHGVQINPANCVSTIFTGDQAAAQSLNTAGWTNGIKQFQASGEDVRCLVPITSVSGTFTFNSTVPGADSLLVSNNTAIASVDPIEGDAGLVMQRFRVDSNSVQNGQVVLTALSLSDEGTAADITDAKVYISTTSSAALPPDAVLIGSTGVWDGTARILSLNGGATADRTVTSGTSKYIYIVYDTTPGEAGNTIQSRVATVFVASPDLSDGNAGSSNLLTIDPCNKTGAVAITSGQTLNGSLVDLTSIVTATNAANVIYTVTEYGYCDVNPGGTFFQAEKFNSTISQGTGSFSFLNGISGFFGEGYLRSVKTGTPRASCPAIDEGKEYIFNFPVAGQYKVWMRGYTVDPAGTDDSVFYGLDGNCIEVLTETENKPKNAWVWTNTSNRIGDPPAYPLNIASPGIHTVNIWVRENDHVLDGIYLTTGTETPTDSQHGIEMDPTYCPKTLFSGNATQAQTVNATNWSNGVKTIQVTADDAVCGTHMVPVSGTFTFDRNNRPVSSITDPVDGATLTSSSADPYVISGTASDDESVNHIEVSTDGGQTWQLANCPNCAGASVNWTYSWTLPANGTYVIKSKATDNRGVASLPSQSVTVTVFRGGPSITSTIPANGTTAVVSNAPVTIIWDRDVDCSTVTNPNVTISPAPTSWNKTSCSGSQAVFTPGGQSVLTTYNIAITTAVKDTAGNPMAANYQFSYTTGEPSAPASAITGPLNGSKINSSAPNPYTVTGTANDNNAVQKIEVSTNEGGTWNLATCSGCGTASATWTYAWTLPADGTYTIRSRATDTSNNVETPSAGNTVIVDRTSPSVSSTIPANGSTGVAVNASIAISWNTNIDCATVSTATVTSNSPNWTRLSCNGNLAMFGATGQAEFTLYNVTVTTGVRNAAGIYMSDNYQFSYRTNKVPSLSILQPDGAGDSLKAGNPFNVTYTLDDPDHVVTAAFYYDTDNTGYNGTAIAGACASAAEGAGITCAWDTTGMNSPGMPPKTFYIYGITNDGFGDIRNYSSGPVTIYPPNEPPVLSISEPNSSNDTVVAGDTYNITYVLTDPNIDDTVTAAFYFDTDNTGYDGNPVSGACASAPEGTNVTCPWNTTGMTPGAYYVYGITGDSGGTVKAYSPGQVTIVATNSLPAISVLQPDGIDDAIRPGDPYNIVYTLSDIDETVTARFYYDVDTDDTNGIGTLINECSAAPEGTGVTCTWINTAGLTPGIYYIYGRVQDRTGAIVHVYSGPITTEVVPPSVISTAPANGAAATTLNGAVTINWNEAVNCAAVNETTVTISPAAGWTKTSCSGTQAVFTPAGQAEVTAYTITVTTAVTDIAGNHMTADYLFSYTTADVTGPSVTSTSPSNGTAGTAIDSAVTINWNESVNCAAVNETTVTISPAAGWTKTSCSGTQAVFTPAGQADSTVYTVNVTTAVTDTAGNPMSSAYQFSYTTNVPPSLSISKPDGTEGTVTTGDSFNITYTLSDPDNTVTAVFYYDTDKSGFNGTAIAGACALAAEGSNISCAWNTAGMQPGSYYIYGITGDGSGSGSCATRTWTGLGIDNLASNAQNWSGNTVPQNWDNVIFDGTSVENCDWDINASLSSLSLNSGYSGTVSVNSILLISGDLIVSDGILIQNENITVGSGGGSCSGGSQVGAYSPGHITINNAGITVTPASGLVTTEAGGTDTFTVKLNSQPSSDVTVALSSSDTTEGTVSPSSLTFTTANWNLPQTVTVTGVNDFIIDGSIAYTIVTAAATSTDINYNGLVAPDVSVTNTDNDVAGITVNPTNGLSTTEAGGTATFTVVLNNQPTADVTIGLSISDTTEGTVSPSSLTFTPANWNISQTATITGVDDSAQDGEKAYTIMTAAATSADVNFNGVDASDVSVTNTDNDVAGITVNPTSGLSTTEAGGTATFTVVLNTQPSSDVTIALSSSDESEGAASPPLTFTSENWNLPQTVTVTGEDDFIIDGSVAYTIVTAAATSADINYNGLDAPDASVTNTDNDVAGITVNPTSGLSTTEAGGTATFTVVLNTQPSSDVTVALSSSDTTEGTVSPSSLTFTTANWNLPQTVTVTGVNDFIIDGSIAYTIVTAAATSTDINYNGLVAPDVSVTNTDNDVAGITVNPTAGLSTTEAGGTAAFTVVLNNQPTADVTIGLSSSDTTEGTVSPSSLTFTTANWDLPQTVTVTGVNDITIDGNITFTIETSAATSPDLNYNGIDADNVSVTNSDNDAAGMTITPLSGLTTTEAGGIAIFTVKLNTPPTASVTIALSSSNTAEGTINKTSLTFTTSNWNTQQAVTITGVNDPIDDGNVAYSIVTAAATSDDINYNGVDAADVSVTNTDNDTAGIIVTPASGLVTSEGGLTATFSVVLNSQPTADVTIALSSSNTAEGNASPAVLTFTSANWNTAQTVTVTGANDDVQDGNVAYTIITGAAASPDSNYNGRAVSDVSVTNTDNDVAGVTVSPASGLTTTEAGGTATFTVRLNTRPTASVTIALSSTNTNEGTVSPSSLTFTSVNWSGEQTVTVTGVNDFAIDGNATFTIITGAAASSDVNYSAMAVSDVSATNMDNDAAGVTVTPTSGLTTTESGGTATFTVVLNAIPAAEVTIGLNSSDSTEGTVSPSSLTFTSANWNVAQAVTVTGVDDSAYDNDVSYVIQTAAASSTDPLYSGVDASDVSVTNVNNDVPGITVTPTSGLTTTEAGGAATFTVVLNSQPSSDVTVGLSSSNTLEGNVSPASLTFTSANWSTPQLVTVTGANDDVADGNIQYTIVIAQAVSTDGYYNVINPDDVSVTNTNDDVAGIVVTPTSGLTTTEAGGTSTFTVVMNSQPTTDVTIALSSSDTTEGNVSPVGLTFTSCLRCIGN
- a CDS encoding phosphotransferase, which produces MPRQYSYININDYYFCLQQNPAVLAWILFFRRDELIAVKPWLAKDFPLWRTTYFRHRWKLIKSDLNTIAFFLQCRLNLRKAEKVRLPVYGQFGVPVHKGYKIFNIFNGTATKIFDADVNILSVLGEIDQMRRASLIDFAPSLKSWDIDGKFYEEEYINGSVEISQRSLDSAVFLKTFCREVVPCISNLMAFEKPAQRDLKEYAGELITDLEVGISSMKASKANEVDMIMNFVHSMAENLHADGSRSVYLAFTHGDFCPANILRTKGGIKFIDWESAAYRSMLFDFYSYFFYRPVCLECDIDKMHSEINGALPALFSRLNSGMTDLPAHIADSADVYRKLYYLELICKLVERKSTDNRLDIMDYIRRYIGAFNNYEQYASREDAGICAA